The Prosthecobacter vanneervenii DNA window GCTGCGCAAGCTGTGTGGGTGGAACTGGCTCTTGAAACAACGCCGCCTGCTGGGGCTGTATGCCTTCTTCTACGGCCTGGGGCATCTGATCACCTACTTGGCCTATGACCGCGACTGGCAGTTGCAGACGGTGGTGGGAGATGTGTACAAGCGGCCCTTCATCGCACTAGGCATGTTCAGCTTCCTGCTCATGGTGCCGCTGGCGGTCACCTCCACCAATGCCATGATCAAAAAGCTCGGCGGTCAGCGCTGGGCGCAGCTGCACCGGCTCACCTACTACATCGCCATCGGTGGCGTGCTGCACTACTGGGCCATCGTGAAGTCGGACGTGACCTGGCCGCGCTTCTTTGCAGTCATCCTGGCTCTGCTGCTGGGGTATCGCGTGGTGGAGGGCATGAAAAAAGCGCGGAGTGCCGCAGCACCACGCGCTTCGTGAATTTTCAGTTGAAAAGCCCGCTTACTTTTTCTTGGCAGGAGCGGCGTTCCACACCTTGATGTCGTCAAACCAGCCGCTCTGGCCGGCCACGCCCAGCTCGATCTTGGATTTTGTTTCATGGCCGATGCCGGGGGACTTGAGGAAGGCCACGGCTTTGCCGTCAATGCTCACGCGCATTTCATCGCCCACAGTCTCCACCGTCACGGTGTATTCCTTGTTCTGCTCCAGCTTCACAGGGAAGGTCGCGCTCTTGCCAGCCATGAGCTTGTTCACTTCGTCCTTCTTGGCGGGGTCTTTGCGCAGCTCTTTGATGATCAGGTTTTGGCTGCCTTCGCGCTCATCCATGATCGTCACCTTGTCCAGGCGGATCTGGGCGCGGCCGAGATGGCCGTAGTGCGCGGCGGTGTATTTGCGGTCGTCAAATTCCACATCCATCATCGTGCAGCCGTCAAAGCGCATCTTCACCTCCACCACGCTGTCCTTGGTGGGCAGTTCCAGGCCATACACGGCGGCGTGGGCGGTGATGATGGACTTGCCATCTTTGGAGGGCTCGTCCTTTACGCGCGTCTGGGTGCCTTTGAGCGCATTGTTTTCAAAGGCGAAAGTGTCCACCACGCGGTGCCAGCGTTTGTCATGCTCGCTGCTGTTCATCTCGTCAGAAAAAAGAAGCTCTTTCTTTTCGGCGATGGGTTTGGAAGGGATCTTGGGAGCATCGGCAGCAAAGGACGCGGCGCTGATAAGGAGGCAGGAGGAAAGAAACAGGCGGATTTTCATGGAGCAGTGAAACGAGATTATTCTGTGAGATCATGCGCGGAAATTGCCGAAGTCAAACCGGCGCTTGAGTTCATGCCATTCGGCGTGTCTGCTTTGCGCCTATGAGCCAACCTGCCTGCCCGATGTGTGAGATGAATGACGTGCTGGACCATGCCGACCGCTTTGAGTGCATGACCTGCGGCCACGAATGGCCGAAAGAAGCCGCAGCGGATGAGCCGGATGCTGAGCGCGTGGTAAAAGACGCCTATGGCAACGTGCTCGCCGACGGAGACATCGTGGCCATGATCAAAGATCTGAAACTCAAGGGATCCAGCGAAGTGCTGAAGGTGGGGACC harbors:
- a CDS encoding protein-methionine-sulfoxide reductase heme-binding subunit MsrQ codes for the protein MKLSADTSFHRQLFFFNGLLPALLILIDGWRGRLGTNPAEFITRTTGVLTLVFLMLTLMVTPLRKLCGWNWLLKQRRLLGLYAFFYGLGHLITYLAYDRDWQLQTVVGDVYKRPFIALGMFSFLLMVPLAVTSTNAMIKKLGGQRWAQLHRLTYYIAIGGVLHYWAIVKSDVTWPRFFAVILALLLGYRVVEGMKKARSAAAPRAS
- a CDS encoding zinc ribbon domain-containing protein YjdM; amino-acid sequence: MSQPACPMCEMNDVLDHADRFECMTCGHEWPKEAAADEPDAERVVKDAYGNVLADGDIVAMIKDLKLKGSSEVLKVGTKSKPIRLVDGDHEISCKMDGMAIGLKACFVKKVVS